One bacterium genomic window carries:
- a CDS encoding cupin domain-containing protein: MELVNESEREFRHGDHGPKYIFRGPQFEWGVIVFKPGQELGRHCHNHVEEHFYFLEGSGEMIVNEQTVAVKPGDVVRVEAPECHNIANTGECDLRLIFIKCPYIPSDKVDM; the protein is encoded by the coding sequence ATGGAGCTTGTCAACGAGAGCGAACGGGAGTTCCGGCATGGCGATCACGGCCCCAAGTACATCTTCCGTGGGCCGCAGTTCGAGTGGGGTGTGATCGTCTTCAAGCCGGGGCAGGAACTCGGCCGCCACTGCCACAACCACGTCGAGGAGCACTTCTACTTCCTCGAGGGCAGTGGCGAGATGATCGTGAACGAGCAGACCGTCGCGGTCAAGCCCGGCGACGTGGTGCGGGTCGAGGCGCCGGAGTGCCACAACATCGCCAACACCGGCGAGTGTGACCTGCGGCTGATCTTCATCAAGTGCCCGTACATCCCGTCGGACAAAGTGGATATGTAG